In one Drosophila pseudoobscura strain MV-25-SWS-2005 chromosome X, UCI_Dpse_MV25, whole genome shotgun sequence genomic region, the following are encoded:
- the eIF4E3 gene encoding eukaryotic translation initiation factor 4E1 → MVYTGYEGYGYHSAQAMGMHMPPSGTVYFMVEEPEEVPLTPSIAEVRSFLDEDFNKHPLEHIWTVWHWENDRSKSWGDMLSEVTSFDTVEDFFSVYYFIKPPSDLRVLNDYMVFKHGVRPMWEDIANKDGGRWIIILEKSAKAMSDKLWHDLLLCCIGECFEHSDEICGVVINVRNKANKLSLWTKNSHNTRAVLSLGQQLKNMLQLTDMQIQYQLHSDAMIQHGPNVNTIYKL, encoded by the exons ATGGTGTATACAGGCTATGAAGGTTATGGCTACCACTCGGCCCAAGCTATGGGCATGCACATGCCCCCGTCGGGCACCGTCTATTTCATGGTCGAGGAGCCGGAGGAGGTGCCGTTGACTCCATCGATCGCCGAGGTGCGCAGTTTCCTGGACGAGGATTTCAACAAGCATCCTCTGGAGCACATCTGGACGGTGTGGCACTGGGAGAATGATCGTTCAAAGTCGTGGGGCGACATGCTCAGTGAAGTGACGAGCTTTGATACGGTTGAGGATTTCTTTAG TGTGTACTATTTCATCAAGCCACCCTCTGATCTACGCGTCCTCAACGATTATATGGTTTTCAAGCATGGAGTGCG TCCCATGTGGGAGGATATTGCTAACAAAGATGGCGGCCGTTGGATTATAATTTTGGAAAAAAGTGCCAAGGCCATGAGTGACAAGCTGTGGCATGATTTG ctgctgtgcTGCATTGGCGAGTGCTTCGAACATTCGGACGAGATCTGCGGCGTTGTCATCAATGTGCGCAACAAGGCCAACAAGTTGT CACTATGGACAAAAAACTCGCACAATACGCGCGCTGTGCTGTCTCTGGGCCAACAGCTAAAGAACATGCTACAATTGACCGATATGCAGATACAGTACCAGCTGCACAGTGATGCCATGATCCAGCATGGTCCCAATGTCAACACTATATACAAATTGTAA
- the LOC6900943 gene encoding uncharacterized protein, with amino-acid sequence MFAGFRPSETDVTTDGDHAAAVENGHFLLDAYLISRVIMDILKEDSVFKNYLSELPDPASFMHGLCMDLPLHIEILLPIRLPIGLAAIFDEEQRTVQLKKLNRDLESPFFLANMLNSKCINILLEQELQRAIASLGYIYSVVNSSVVYNLSYRAHNRCSAPVMHEVLAVQRGTNGRRRLRFDFILAVLFEWPVLPLPRYYNCPTNCTWVAYGTVAVDHNSNPADWNVVVPKWTSRPVTPARQCRRVLLLTHRMLCAQPAHSCAILGSRNGNLAPIIREIDLLGYNRTSTVQLILMIMNTLVEKNIFRPDYPTNVSAAMLQASQQRMRLEGLIRILENLRDATPGEITYGYYRYIYILPAPVRHGRLSVQPIQPNTMAPNLFSHTKYRRNSI; translated from the exons atgtttgctGGTTTTCGGCCTTCTGAGACGGATGTGACGACCGATGGCGACCACGCCGCTGCGGTTGAGAATGGGCATTTCTTGCTAGACGCCTATCTGATAAGCCGCGTCATCATGGATATCTTGAAAGAAGATTCCGTTTTCAAGAATTATCTAAGCGAGCTGCCGGATCCAG CTTCCTTCATGCACGGACTATGCATGGATTTGCCATTGCACATTGAGATCTTATTGCCCATTCGACTGCCCATTGGGCTGGCCGCCATCTTCGATGAGGAGCAGCGTACTGTGCAGCTGAAGAAGCTCAACCGCGACCTGGAATCTCCCTTCTTCTTGGCTAACATGCTGAATTCCAAGTGCATAAACATtctgctggagcaggagctgcagcggGCCATCGCCTCCTTGGGCTATATATATTCGGTCGTGAACAGTTCTGTGGTGTACAACTTGAGCTACAGGGCGCACAACCGCTGCAGTGCGCCGGTCATGCACGAGGTACTGGCCGTGCAGCGTGGCACTAACGGGCGCCGACGCCTGCGCTTTGACTTTATCCTGGCGGTACTGTTCGAGTGGCCggtgctgcccctgccacgcTACTATAATTGCCCCACAAACTGCACGTGGGTCGCCTATGGCACGGTCGCTGTCGATCACAACAGCAACCCGGCCGATTGGAACGTGGTAGTGCCCAAGTGGACCTCAAGGCCGGTCACACCCGCTAGGCAGTGCCGCAGAGTACTGCTCCTTACGCACCGCATGCTATGCGCCCAGCCGGCGCACAGCTGTGCCATTTTGGGCTCCCGGAATGGGAACTTGGCCCCAATTATCCGGGAAATCGACCTCTTGGGGTACAACCGCACGAGCACTGTACAGTTAATTCTGATG ATTATGAACACATTGGTGGAAAAAAACATATTCCGTCCGGATTACCCAACCAATGTGAGCGCTGCAATGCTCCAAGCGAGCCAGCAGCGTATGCGTCTCGAGGGGCTCATCCGAATACTGGAAAATCTCCGAGATGCGACTCCCGGTGAAATTACCTATGGATACTACAGATACATCTATATCCTGCCGGCGCCCGTGCGTCACGGCAGACTATCCGTGCAACCGATACAACCCAATACCATGGCACCAAACCTATTCTCCCACACAAAATACCGGCGAAATAGCATTTAG